A part of Tardiphaga sp. vice304 genomic DNA contains:
- the rplI gene encoding 50S ribosomal protein L9, which translates to MEVILLERVAKLGQMGEVVRVKDGYARNFLLKRNKALRATAMNRSKFEGMKADLEARNLVAKEEATVVAGKIDGRNVVVLRQASETGQLFGSVTVRDIIATFESDGVTFARSQVLLDAPIKTIGKHKISIAVHPEVEVSVSVTVARSEAEAERINRGEDISSRQEDQDAAAEALAAAGEFFDPDARPSDEDEGDDK; encoded by the coding sequence ATGGAAGTCATTTTGCTGGAGCGCGTCGCCAAACTTGGCCAGATGGGCGAAGTCGTCCGCGTCAAGGACGGCTATGCCCGCAACTTCCTGCTCAAGCGCAACAAGGCGCTGCGCGCCACCGCGATGAACCGCTCGAAGTTCGAAGGCATGAAGGCCGACCTCGAGGCGCGTAACCTCGTCGCCAAGGAAGAAGCCACCGTGGTTGCCGGCAAGATCGACGGTCGCAACGTCGTCGTGCTGCGTCAGGCTTCGGAAACCGGCCAGCTGTTCGGCTCGGTCACCGTGCGCGACATCATCGCGACCTTCGAGAGCGACGGCGTCACCTTCGCACGCAGCCAGGTGCTGCTCGACGCCCCGATCAAGACCATCGGCAAGCACAAGATCTCGATCGCCGTGCATCCGGAAGTCGAAGTCAGCGTCAGCGTCACGGTTGCCCGTTCGGAAGCCGAAGCCGAGCGCATCAACCGCGGCGAAGACATTTCGAGCCGTCAGGAAGACCAGGACGCTGCTGCCGAGGCACTGGCCGCCGCCGGCGAGTTCTTCGATCCCGACGCCCGCCCGAGCGACGAAGACGAAGGCGACGACAAGTAA
- a CDS encoding metallophosphoesterase, with protein sequence MFHLIFGLPWLVVVTRFLWPLQLPLAAKLAAAVLLLIAAQYHLWSRLSSGSVFAPEFPRAVVMLFNWAFGAIVLLAAMQVLLDVATLLAMLVHSGVHVPDGVRYTMAAVVAVLAAIGVHQATRVPDLKDVEIAIPDLPSQFDGYTMLQLTDLHISRLFPAKWTRAVVDKSNALDADLIVITGDLIDGSLAIRRDDVEPLRDLRAKDGVYAIPGNHEYFFSYRPWMTHFAGMGMRILENGHALLDRDGSRLVLAGVTDASAPATGNPAPDLTAAIRGAPAGVPVILLDHQPRNARHAAAAGVALQLSGHTHGGMVSGLDRLAARANAGYISGRYDVEGMTLYVNNGTALWPGFALRLGRPSELTRITLRQVSGPLMSSRLLDR encoded by the coding sequence ATTTTTCATCTCATTTTCGGCCTGCCCTGGCTTGTCGTGGTCACCCGCTTCCTGTGGCCGCTGCAGCTGCCGCTCGCGGCCAAGCTCGCCGCCGCCGTCCTGCTGCTGATCGCCGCGCAATATCATCTGTGGAGCCGGCTCTCCTCGGGCTCGGTGTTCGCGCCCGAATTCCCGCGCGCCGTGGTGATGCTGTTCAACTGGGCGTTTGGCGCCATCGTGCTTCTGGCGGCGATGCAAGTGTTGCTTGACGTCGCCACGCTGCTGGCGATGCTGGTGCACAGCGGCGTGCACGTGCCGGACGGCGTCCGCTATACGATGGCTGCCGTCGTCGCCGTGCTCGCCGCGATCGGCGTCCACCAGGCGACCCGGGTGCCTGACCTCAAGGACGTCGAGATCGCCATTCCAGATCTGCCCTCGCAGTTCGACGGCTACACGATGCTGCAACTGACCGACCTTCACATCAGCCGGCTGTTCCCAGCGAAATGGACGCGTGCGGTGGTCGACAAATCCAATGCGCTGGATGCCGATCTGATCGTCATTACCGGCGACCTGATCGACGGCAGCCTTGCCATCCGCCGCGACGACGTCGAACCGTTGCGCGACCTGCGGGCCAAGGACGGTGTCTACGCGATCCCCGGCAACCACGAATATTTCTTCAGCTATCGCCCATGGATGACGCACTTCGCTGGAATGGGCATGCGGATCCTTGAAAATGGCCATGCGCTTCTCGACCGCGACGGCAGTCGACTGGTTCTCGCCGGCGTCACCGACGCCTCGGCGCCGGCGACCGGAAACCCGGCGCCGGACCTGACTGCCGCGATCAGGGGCGCGCCAGCCGGCGTGCCCGTCATTCTGCTCGACCATCAACCCAGAAATGCCCGGCATGCCGCAGCCGCCGGTGTCGCGCTACAACTCTCCGGCCATACCCACGGCGGCATGGTCAGCGGCCTCGATCGCCTCGCCGCGCGCGCCAACGCCGGTTACATCTCCGGCCGCTACGACGTCGAGGGCATGACGCTGTACGTCAACAACGGCACCGCGCTATGGCCGGGGTTTGCCCTGCGGCTGGGACGCCCTTCGGAGCTGACCAGGATCACACTACGTCAAGTCTCGGGCCCCTTGATGAGTTCTCGCTTACTCGACCGTTGA
- the rpsR gene encoding 30S ribosomal protein S18, producing MAEAGARRPFFRRRKTCPFTGPNAPKIDYKDSKLLMRYVSERGKIVPSRITAVSAKKQRELARAIKRSRFLGLLPYVIK from the coding sequence ATGGCTGAAGCTGGTGCACGCCGTCCGTTTTTCCGCCGTCGCAAGACCTGCCCGTTCACGGGTCCGAACGCGCCGAAGATCGACTACAAGGATTCCAAGCTGTTGATGCGTTACGTTTCCGAGCGCGGCAAGATCGTGCCGAGCCGCATCACCGCCGTCTCCGCCAAGAAGCAGCGTGAACTCGCCCGCGCCATCAAGCGCTCGCGTTTCCTCGGTCTGCTGCCCTACGTCATCAAGTAA
- the rpsF gene encoding 30S ribosomal protein S6, translating to MALYEHVFLARQDASAQQVEDLTAQMTAIIEGTGGKVVKMENWGVRSLTYRMNKNRKAHFVLMNIDAPSAAITEIERQERISEDVIRYLTIRVEEHEEGPSAMMRKADRDRDRDDRGGGFRGDREGGGFRGDREAGGFRGDRGPRRPRDDEGATASVEE from the coding sequence ATGGCTCTCTACGAGCATGTATTTCTCGCGCGCCAGGACGCGAGCGCCCAGCAGGTCGAGGACCTCACGGCACAGATGACCGCGATCATCGAAGGTACCGGCGGCAAGGTCGTGAAGATGGAAAACTGGGGCGTTCGCTCCCTGACCTATCGCATGAACAAGAACCGCAAGGCGCACTTCGTTCTGATGAACATCGATGCCCCGTCGGCGGCGATCACCGAGATCGAGCGCCAGGAGCGCATTTCGGAAGACGTCATCCGCTATCTGACCATCCGCGTCGAAGAGCACGAGGAAGGCCCGTCGGCGATGATGCGCAAGGCCGATCGCGATCGTGATCGCGACGACCGTGGCGGCGGTTTCCGTGGCGACCGCGAAGGCGGTGGTTTCCGTGGCGATCGTGAAGCCGGTGGCTTCCGTGGTGATCGCGGCCCGCGTCGTCCCCGTGACGACGAAGGCGCAACTGCATCGGTTGAGGAGTAA
- the fabD gene encoding ACP S-malonyltransferase, with amino-acid sequence MTAAFTFPGQGSQVVGMGKTLADAFPAARAVFEEVDSALGEKLTSIIWDGPAETLQLTENAQPALMAVSLATMRVLEAEAGISLARDAAFVAGHSLGEYSALAAAGSLSISDAARLLRTRGLAMQKAVPVGVGAMAALLGLDYEAALAVAEEAAQGDVCHAANDNGGGQVVVSGDKAAVERALEIAKAHGAKRAMLLPVSAPFHCRLMQPAADAMAAALANVTIQAPVVPLVSNVLASAISDPAEIRQRLVEQVTGTVRWRECVLYMASHGVTRFLEIGSGKVLTGLVKRIAEGAVGTAVGGPADIAAATEAVAASRV; translated from the coding sequence ATGACCGCAGCATTCACCTTTCCAGGGCAGGGCTCCCAGGTCGTCGGCATGGGCAAGACACTGGCCGATGCCTTTCCTGCGGCGCGTGCGGTTTTTGAGGAGGTCGATTCGGCGCTCGGCGAGAAGCTGACGTCCATTATCTGGGACGGCCCGGCCGAGACCCTGCAGCTCACCGAAAACGCTCAGCCGGCCTTGATGGCGGTGTCGCTGGCGACGATGCGGGTGCTCGAGGCTGAAGCCGGCATTTCGCTGGCCCGCGATGCGGCGTTCGTGGCCGGCCATTCGCTCGGCGAATATTCGGCGCTGGCCGCCGCCGGCAGCCTGTCGATTTCGGATGCGGCACGGCTGCTGCGCACCCGCGGGCTCGCCATGCAGAAGGCGGTGCCGGTCGGCGTCGGCGCGATGGCGGCGCTGCTGGGCCTCGACTATGAGGCGGCGTTGGCCGTCGCGGAGGAAGCCGCGCAGGGCGACGTCTGCCACGCCGCCAATGACAATGGCGGCGGCCAGGTGGTGGTGTCCGGCGACAAGGCCGCGGTCGAGCGCGCGCTGGAGATTGCCAAGGCCCACGGCGCCAAGCGCGCGATGCTGCTGCCGGTGTCGGCGCCGTTTCACTGCCGTCTGATGCAGCCCGCCGCCGACGCGATGGCCGCGGCGCTGGCCAATGTGACGATTCAGGCGCCGGTGGTTCCGCTGGTCTCCAATGTGCTGGCGTCGGCTATCAGCGATCCCGCCGAGATCCGTCAGCGGCTGGTCGAACAGGTCACCGGCACCGTCCGCTGGCGCGAATGCGTGCTCTATATGGCGTCGCACGGCGTCACCCGTTTCCTCGAGATCGGCTCCGGCAAGGTATTGACCGGCCTCGTCAAACGCATTGCCGAGGGCGCGGTCGGCACCGCGGTCGGCGGACCCGCCGATATCGCCGCGGCCACCGAGGCGGTCGCCGCCTCCCGGGTCTGA
- the fabG gene encoding 3-oxoacyl-[acyl-carrier-protein] reductase, translating into MFDLTGRTALVTGATGGIGGAIAAALHAQGATVALSGTRREVLEALAAKLGDRTHVLPCNLSDAAEVEALVPQAEAAMGQLDILVSNAGITRDNLFVQLKDEDWDDVINVNLTATFRLARAATKLMMRKRFGRIIAITSVVGVTGNPGQGNYTAAKAGLIGMIKTLGAEYAKRNVTANCIAPGFIATPMTDALNEKQRETILTRVPAGRLGTPEDIAAAAVYLASNEAAYVTGQTIHVNGGMAMI; encoded by the coding sequence ATGTTTGATCTGACAGGCAGGACGGCGCTGGTGACCGGCGCGACCGGCGGCATCGGCGGCGCAATCGCCGCCGCCCTGCACGCGCAGGGGGCCACCGTGGCGCTGTCCGGCACCCGCCGCGAGGTGCTGGAGGCGCTGGCCGCCAAGCTCGGCGACCGCACTCATGTGCTTCCCTGTAACCTGTCGGATGCGGCCGAGGTCGAGGCGCTGGTGCCCCAGGCGGAAGCCGCGATGGGCCAGCTCGACATCCTGGTCAGCAATGCCGGAATAACCCGCGACAATCTGTTCGTGCAGCTCAAGGACGAGGACTGGGACGACGTCATCAACGTCAACCTGACCGCGACCTTCCGGCTGGCACGCGCCGCCACCAAGCTGATGATGCGCAAGCGGTTCGGCCGCATCATCGCCATCACCTCGGTGGTCGGCGTCACCGGCAATCCCGGGCAGGGCAACTACACCGCGGCCAAGGCCGGCCTGATCGGCATGATCAAGACGCTCGGCGCGGAATATGCCAAGCGCAACGTCACCGCCAACTGCATCGCGCCGGGCTTCATCGCCACGCCGATGACGGATGCGCTGAACGAGAAGCAGCGCGAAACGATTCTGACCAGGGTGCCTGCAGGGCGTCTCGGCACGCCGGAAGACATTGCGGCGGCTGCGGTGTACCTGGCCTCCAACGAGGCTGCCTATGTCACCGGGCAGACGATTCACGTCAACGGCGGAATGGCCATGATTTGA
- a CDS encoding acyl carrier protein, with amino-acid sequence MSEIGERVKKIVVEHLGVEPEKVVDAASFIDDLGADSLDTVELVMAFEEEFGCEIPDDAAETILTVGDATKFLEKNAKS; translated from the coding sequence ATGAGCGAGATTGGCGAGCGAGTTAAGAAGATCGTGGTCGAACACCTTGGTGTTGAACCCGAGAAGGTTGTTGATGCCGCGAGCTTCATCGATGATCTCGGCGCTGACAGTCTCGATACTGTCGAGCTCGTGATGGCTTTCGAAGAAGAGTTCGGTTGTGAAATCCCGGACGACGCCGCCGAAACGATCCTGACCGTCGGCGACGCCACCAAATTTCTTGAGAAGAACGCAAAAAGCTGA
- the fabF gene encoding beta-ketoacyl-ACP synthase II, with product MRRVVVTGLGMVSPLGCGVEPTWKRILNGESGAKRIDTFDVSDLTSQIACVIPRGDGTNGTFNPDQWMEPKDQRKVDDFIIYAMCAAKQALDDANWHPETEEQKCATGTMIGSGIGGLSGIADTALLLKERGPRKVSPFFIPGRLINLASGYVSIAHGLKGPNHSVVTACSTGAHAIGDASRLIALGDADVMVAGGTESPISRLAMAGFCAARTLSSGFNDDPTRASRPYDKDRDGFVMGEGAGVVVLEEYEHAKARGARIHGEIIGYGMSGDAYHITSPTPDGDGAFRSMGAAMKRAGITAADIDYINAHGTSTPVGDEIELGAALRLLGNAASKVSMSSTKSSIGHLLGAAGAVEAIFCLLAIRDNVAPPTINLDNPSVETAIDLVPLKARKREINVALSNSFGFGGTNASLILQRVS from the coding sequence ATGAGGCGGGTGGTCGTCACGGGCCTAGGCATGGTGTCGCCCCTGGGCTGCGGCGTCGAGCCGACCTGGAAGCGGATTCTGAATGGCGAAAGCGGTGCCAAGCGTATCGACACGTTCGACGTTTCCGATCTGACCAGCCAGATCGCCTGCGTGATTCCGCGCGGCGACGGCACCAATGGCACCTTCAATCCCGACCAATGGATGGAGCCGAAAGACCAGCGCAAGGTCGACGATTTCATCATCTATGCGATGTGCGCCGCCAAGCAGGCCCTGGACGACGCCAACTGGCATCCCGAGACCGAAGAACAAAAGTGCGCCACCGGCACCATGATCGGCTCCGGCATCGGCGGCCTGTCGGGAATCGCCGACACCGCGTTGCTCCTCAAGGAGCGCGGCCCGCGCAAAGTGTCGCCGTTCTTCATTCCCGGCCGCCTGATCAATCTGGCGTCGGGCTATGTCTCGATCGCGCACGGCCTCAAGGGCCCCAATCATTCTGTCGTGACGGCATGTTCGACCGGCGCGCATGCGATCGGCGACGCCAGCCGCCTGATCGCGCTCGGCGATGCCGACGTGATGGTCGCCGGCGGCACCGAATCGCCGATCAGCCGTCTTGCGATGGCGGGTTTCTGCGCGGCGCGGACGCTGTCCAGCGGCTTCAACGACGATCCGACCCGGGCGTCACGTCCCTACGACAAGGATCGCGACGGTTTCGTCATGGGCGAGGGCGCCGGCGTGGTTGTGCTGGAAGAGTACGAGCACGCCAAAGCGCGCGGCGCGCGGATCCACGGCGAAATCATCGGCTACGGCATGTCCGGCGACGCCTATCACATTACCTCTCCGACGCCCGATGGCGATGGTGCGTTCCGCAGCATGGGCGCTGCCATGAAGCGCGCCGGAATCACCGCCGCCGACATCGATTACATCAACGCCCACGGCACCTCGACCCCGGTCGGCGACGAGATCGAACTGGGGGCTGCGCTGCGCCTGCTCGGCAATGCCGCCTCCAAGGTCTCGATGTCGTCGACCAAATCGTCGATCGGCCATCTGCTTGGCGCAGCCGGTGCGGTCGAGGCCATCTTCTGCCTGCTGGCGATTCGGGATAACGTCGCACCGCCGACCATCAATCTCGACAATCCGTCGGTGGAGACGGCGATCGACCTGGTGCCGCTGAAGGCACGCAAGCGGGAGATCAATGTTGCGCTGTCGAACTCGTTCGGGTTCGGCGGGACAAACGCCTCGTTGATCCTGCAGCGGGTCAGTTAG
- the mltG gene encoding endolytic transglycosylase MltG: MSERPPISPRSPRAALEPEQVPPPPKRSDSARNPFVVAGNAIITIIIVAMIGAGGVYVYGRQALEAPGPLKEDKVVNIPARAGKGDIAEKLQSEGVINASRWVFIGSVFALKASSELKPGEYLFQKNANLRDVIGTIVEGKVVQHSVTIPEGLTSEQIVARLTENEIFTGSVREMPREGTLLPETYKFPRGTPRDQVIQRMQQAQKRVLGEIWERRNADIPVKTPEQLVTLASIVEKETGKADERSRVASVFVNRLRQKMKLQSDPTIIYGIVGGKGTLGRPIKRSEITQPSPYNTYVVDGLPPGPIANPGRASLEATANPARTRDLFFVADGTGGHTFTETYDAHQKNVVKLRAMEKALQNDAVEPPEDAAAPAAAAAPADASGATGTTPTRPVAPAKQRVRNGAPAARQGAAQTTTTPPVVQQ; the protein is encoded by the coding sequence ATGAGTGAGAGGCCGCCCATTTCGCCGAGGAGCCCGCGCGCCGCGCTGGAGCCGGAGCAGGTACCGCCGCCGCCGAAGCGCTCCGACAGCGCGCGCAACCCGTTCGTGGTGGCCGGCAACGCCATCATCACCATCATCATCGTCGCGATGATCGGGGCGGGGGGCGTGTATGTCTACGGCCGCCAGGCGCTGGAAGCACCCGGCCCCCTCAAGGAAGACAAGGTCGTCAACATCCCGGCCCGCGCCGGCAAGGGCGACATCGCCGAGAAGCTGCAAAGCGAAGGCGTGATCAATGCCAGCCGCTGGGTGTTCATCGGCTCTGTGTTTGCGCTCAAGGCCAGCTCCGAATTGAAGCCTGGCGAATATTTGTTCCAGAAGAACGCCAATCTGCGCGACGTCATCGGCACCATCGTCGAGGGCAAGGTGGTGCAGCATTCGGTGACCATTCCCGAAGGCCTGACCTCCGAGCAGATCGTCGCCCGTTTGACAGAAAACGAGATCTTCACCGGTTCGGTGCGCGAAATGCCGCGCGAGGGCACGCTGTTGCCGGAGACCTATAAATTCCCGCGCGGCACGCCGCGCGACCAGGTGATCCAGCGCATGCAGCAGGCGCAAAAGCGCGTGCTCGGCGAGATCTGGGAGCGCCGCAACGCCGACATTCCGGTCAAGACGCCGGAGCAACTGGTGACGCTGGCCTCCATCGTCGAGAAGGAAACCGGCAAGGCGGACGAGCGCAGCCGCGTCGCTTCGGTGTTCGTCAATCGCCTGCGCCAGAAGATGAAGCTGCAGTCCGACCCCACGATCATCTACGGCATCGTCGGCGGCAAGGGCACGCTGGGCCGCCCGATCAAGCGCAGCGAAATCACCCAGCCGTCGCCCTACAACACCTATGTCGTCGACGGCCTGCCGCCGGGCCCGATCGCCAATCCCGGCCGCGCCTCGCTGGAAGCCACCGCCAACCCGGCGCGCACCCGCGACCTGTTCTTCGTCGCCGACGGCACCGGCGGCCATACGTTCACGGAAACCTACGACGCCCACCAGAAGAACGTGGTGAAGCTGCGCGCGATGGAGAAGGCGCTGCAGAACGACGCCGTCGAGCCGCCGGAAGACGCAGCCGCACCGGCCGCCGCCGCCGCGCCTGCCGACGCCAGCGGCGCGACCGGGACGACGCCGACCCGGCCTGTCGCGCCGGCCAAGCAGCGCGTCCGCAATGGCGCGCCGGCGGCCCGTCAGGGCGCGGCGCAGACCACCACGACACCGCCGGTGGTCCAACAATAA
- a CDS encoding YicC/YloC family endoribonuclease, giving the protein MALSSMTGFARSHGTSGPYAFEWELKSVNAKGFDLRMRLPPGWDEIETIARKRATELLSRGTVYANLTVKRGNALSTVRVNEDVLNSILRIAADLAGKIDAVAPSVDGLMAIKGVIEVVEPEADEEEEKAAKIAVAASFEEALAALVAMRQREGATLGEILTQRMHEIETLANKAEAAPGRKPEAIRARLAEQIAALLETSDRFDSDRLNQEALMMAAKADIREELDRIASHISQAREMIGKGGAVGRRLDFLAQEFNREVNTCCSKSNDIELTNTGLEMKNVVEQFREQVQNLE; this is encoded by the coding sequence ATGGCGCTGTCGAGCATGACCGGCTTTGCGCGAAGCCACGGCACTTCGGGGCCTTATGCCTTCGAGTGGGAATTGAAATCCGTCAATGCCAAGGGCTTTGACCTGCGGATGCGGCTGCCGCCGGGCTGGGACGAGATCGAGACCATCGCCCGCAAGCGCGCCACGGAACTGCTTTCGCGCGGCACCGTCTACGCCAACCTCACCGTGAAGCGCGGCAACGCGCTGTCCACCGTGCGGGTAAACGAGGACGTGCTCAATTCGATCCTGCGGATCGCCGCCGACCTAGCCGGCAAGATAGACGCCGTGGCGCCCTCGGTCGACGGGCTGATGGCGATCAAGGGCGTGATCGAAGTGGTCGAGCCGGAAGCCGACGAGGAGGAGGAAAAGGCCGCCAAGATCGCGGTGGCCGCTTCCTTCGAGGAGGCGCTGGCCGCGCTGGTGGCGATGCGCCAGCGCGAGGGGGCCACGCTCGGCGAGATCCTGACGCAGCGCATGCACGAGATCGAGACGCTGGCGAACAAGGCGGAAGCCGCACCTGGCCGCAAGCCGGAGGCGATCCGCGCGCGCCTGGCCGAGCAGATCGCGGCCCTGTTGGAAACCTCGGACCGTTTCGACTCCGACCGGCTCAACCAGGAAGCGTTGATGATGGCGGCAAAGGCCGACATCCGCGAGGAGCTCGACCGCATTGCCTCGCACATCTCGCAGGCGCGCGAGATGATCGGCAAGGGCGGAGCGGTCGGGCGCAGGCTCGACTTCCTGGCGCAGGAGTTCAACCGCGAGGTCAACACCTGCTGCTCGAAGTCCAACGACATCGAACTCACCAACACCGGCCTCGAGATGAAGAACGTCGTCGAGCAATTCCGCGAACAGGTTCAGAACCTCGAATGA
- the gmk gene encoding guanylate kinase produces MTNSNNPVFEGVERRGLMFVLSSPSGAGKTTLTRMLIAEIPELKMSVSVTTRPMRPGEEEGRDYYFVDQKRFDEMVAQDELLEWARVFDNCYGTPRAPVEAALAAGRNVLFDIDWQGTQQLRGRAPTDVVSVFILPPSVQALEQRLHTRAQDSDEVIRGRMKKAGDEMSHFDAYDYIVINDNIGIAFESVKSILRAEQLKLDRQVGVTDFVQKLRQQL; encoded by the coding sequence ATGACCAATTCCAACAACCCCGTCTTCGAAGGCGTCGAACGCCGCGGCCTGATGTTCGTGCTGTCGTCGCCGTCCGGCGCCGGCAAGACCACGCTGACGCGGATGCTGATTGCGGAAATTCCCGAACTGAAGATGTCGGTGTCGGTGACGACGCGGCCGATGCGTCCCGGCGAGGAGGAAGGCCGCGACTATTACTTCGTCGACCAGAAGCGGTTCGACGAGATGGTCGCGCAGGACGAACTGCTGGAATGGGCGCGGGTGTTCGACAATTGCTACGGCACGCCGCGGGCGCCGGTCGAGGCGGCGCTGGCCGCCGGCCGCAACGTGCTGTTCGATATCGACTGGCAGGGCACGCAGCAATTGCGCGGTCGCGCGCCGACGGACGTCGTCAGCGTGTTCATCCTGCCGCCCTCGGTGCAGGCGCTGGAGCAGCGGCTGCACACCCGCGCGCAGGATTCCGACGAGGTGATCCGCGGTCGCATGAAGAAGGCCGGCGACGAAATGAGCCATTTCGACGCCTACGACTACATCGTCATCAACGACAATATCGGCATCGCGTTTGAATCGGTGAAGTCGATCCTGCGCGCCGAGCAGCTGAAGCTGGACCGCCAGGTCGGCGTCACGGATTTCGTGCAGAAGCTGAGGCAGCAACTCTGA
- a CDS encoding alcohol dehydrogenase: MPLMRRQSLVKFDAPLCETIVDTPKPVGNEVLVRIERCGLCHSDLHIQDGYADLGGGKKLDTTRGMTLPFTLGHEIAGVVDEVGPDGDKAMIGRKVAVFPWIGCGKCRDCLAGDENLCARNRYLGVALDGGFASHVLVPDSKYLLDYDPLPVNMAATLMCSGVTAYGALKRLVDRPRQRNLLLIGLGGVGMMGLAFAQAMFKQPISVADLNPAAREAALKNGAAFAYDPAEPDVAKRMVKENDGGFDGVIDFAGNDRSMGFAVSTVARGGKIVVSGLMGGNFSLPMVQWIYKRMTIEGFMVGTLAEARELMDLACAGKIKPTPMKEEPMADAQKWIEELRAGHVVGRVVLTN; encoded by the coding sequence ATGCCGCTGATGCGCCGCCAGTCGCTGGTCAAGTTCGATGCGCCGTTGTGCGAAACCATCGTCGATACGCCGAAGCCCGTCGGCAATGAAGTTCTGGTCCGCATCGAGCGTTGCGGCTTGTGCCATTCCGACCTGCATATCCAGGACGGCTATGCCGACCTCGGCGGCGGCAAGAAGCTCGACACCACGCGCGGCATGACGCTCCCCTTTACGCTCGGCCACGAGATCGCCGGCGTCGTCGATGAAGTCGGCCCCGACGGCGACAAGGCCATGATCGGCCGCAAGGTGGCGGTCTTCCCGTGGATCGGCTGCGGCAAGTGCCGCGACTGCCTCGCCGGCGACGAGAACCTCTGCGCCCGCAACCGCTATCTCGGCGTCGCCCTCGATGGCGGCTTCGCCAGCCACGTGCTGGTGCCGGATTCCAAATACCTGCTCGACTACGATCCGCTGCCGGTCAACATGGCGGCGACGCTGATGTGCTCCGGCGTCACCGCTTATGGCGCGCTGAAGCGCCTCGTCGATCGGCCGCGCCAGCGCAACCTGCTGCTGATCGGCCTCGGCGGCGTCGGCATGATGGGCCTGGCCTTCGCGCAGGCGATGTTCAAGCAGCCGATCTCGGTCGCCGATCTCAATCCGGCGGCGCGCGAGGCGGCGCTGAAGAACGGCGCGGCGTTTGCCTATGACCCGGCCGAGCCGGATGTCGCCAAGCGCATGGTCAAGGAGAACGACGGCGGCTTCGACGGCGTGATCGATTTCGCCGGCAACGACAGATCGATGGGCTTTGCGGTCTCGACGGTGGCGCGCGGCGGCAAGATCGTGGTGTCCGGCCTGATGGGCGGCAACTTCTCGCTGCCGATGGTGCAGTGGATCTACAAGCGCATGACCATCGAAGGCTTCATGGTCGGCACGCTGGCCGAAGCGCGCGAGTTGATGGACCTCGCTTGCGCCGGCAAGATCAAGCCGACGCCGATGAAGGAAGAGCCGATGGCCGATGCGCAGAAGTGGATCGAGGAATTGCGCGCCGGACATGTGGTCGGCCGCGTGGTGCTGACGAATTGA
- the rsmA gene encoding 16S rRNA (adenine(1518)-N(6)/adenine(1519)-N(6))-dimethyltransferase RsmA, with amino-acid sequence MSAIDDLPPLRDVIATFDLSARKSLGQNFLLDLNLTAKIARAAGPLEGATIIEIGPGPGGLTRALLALGAARVIAVERDERALGPLQQIAAHYPGRLEIVLADALTFDPRPLLGGSRAKIVANLPYNIATPLLIDWLCAEPWPPWYDMMVLMFQREVAERIVATEDDEAYGRLGVLSNWRAETRILFDIPPTAFVPAPKVTSSVVRFVPRAAPDPCERKMLEQVAAAAFGQRRKMLRQSLKALGVDPERLAAAAGVEATRRAETVPVSGFVAMARELADIRRTKNSP; translated from the coding sequence ATGAGCGCCATCGACGACCTGCCGCCGCTGCGCGACGTCATCGCGACATTCGACCTGTCGGCGCGCAAATCGCTCGGCCAGAATTTTCTGCTCGACCTCAACCTCACCGCCAAGATCGCCCGCGCCGCCGGTCCGCTCGAAGGCGCCACGATCATCGAGATCGGCCCCGGTCCGGGCGGCCTGACCCGCGCGCTGCTGGCGCTGGGCGCAGCCCGCGTCATCGCGGTGGAACGCGACGAGCGCGCGCTCGGGCCGTTGCAGCAGATCGCGGCGCATTATCCGGGCCGGCTCGAGATCGTGCTGGCCGACGCGTTAACCTTCGACCCGCGCCCGCTGCTCGGCGGCAGCCGCGCGAAAATCGTCGCCAACCTACCCTACAATATCGCCACGCCCCTGCTGATCGACTGGCTATGCGCCGAACCATGGCCGCCGTGGTACGACATGATGGTCCTGATGTTCCAGCGCGAGGTCGCCGAGCGCATTGTCGCGACCGAGGACGACGAGGCCTATGGCCGGCTCGGCGTGCTGTCCAACTGGCGCGCCGAGACTCGCATCCTGTTCGACATTCCGCCGACCGCCTTCGTGCCGGCGCCGAAGGTGACCTCGTCGGTAGTCCGCTTCGTGCCGCGCGCCGCGCCCGACCCCTGCGAGCGAAAGATGCTCGAACAGGTCGCCGCCGCCGCCTTCGGCCAACGTCGCAAGATGCTGCGGCAAAGCCTCAAGGCGCTGGGCGTCGATCCCGAACGCCTCGCCGCCGCGGCCGGCGTCGAAGCCACCCGGCGCGCGGAGACCGTTCCGGTGTCCGGCTTTGTTGCCATGGCGCGCGAACTGGCGGATATACGAAGGACAAAAAACAGCCCGTAG